A DNA window from Capnocytophaga sp. ARDL2 contains the following coding sequences:
- a CDS encoding tryptophan 2,3-dioxygenase family protein — protein sequence MKPEITNTIEKLDEKFQSIDQKLETHLQGLLWQKPITYWDYIQTDALLNLQIQRSTLPDEMVFIMYHQVNELLFKMILWEIEQVCEKENIEIAFFSDRMYRISRYFDMLTTSFTVMMDGMDIDQYLKFRHTLTPASGFQSAQYRLIEFASTDWINLIDTRFREDIRKRKNDISYDEIIENMYWQAAGKDYKTGKKSYLLDAFEKKYKKQFIDFIEKYDTNNLWSKYKQLPIQDQLNEELIKAMRHYDKTVNITWVMGHFYAAKKYIESEDGPQEATGGSDWKKYMLPQYQRRIFFPELWSKEELENWGKDV from the coding sequence ATGAAACCAGAAATCACAAACACAATTGAAAAATTGGATGAAAAATTCCAATCGATTGACCAAAAATTAGAAACACATTTGCAAGGATTGTTGTGGCAAAAACCCATCACATATTGGGATTATATTCAGACAGATGCCTTGCTAAACCTACAAATCCAACGCTCTACCCTACCCGATGAAATGGTATTTATTATGTATCATCAGGTAAATGAATTGTTGTTTAAAATGATATTGTGGGAAATAGAACAAGTTTGTGAAAAAGAAAATATCGAAATCGCGTTTTTCTCAGATAGAATGTACCGCATTTCGAGATATTTTGATATGTTGACCACTTCGTTTACCGTGATGATGGACGGAATGGATATCGATCAATATTTGAAATTTAGACACACATTGACACCTGCCAGCGGATTTCAAAGTGCTCAATACCGATTGATTGAATTTGCTTCTACCGATTGGATCAATCTGATTGACACTCGTTTTAGAGAAGATATTAGAAAGAGAAAAAACGATATTTCATACGACGAAATCATCGAAAACATGTATTGGCAAGCGGCTGGAAAAGACTACAAAACTGGTAAAAAATCGTACCTGTTAGACGCTTTTGAAAAGAAATACAAAAAACAATTCATCGATTTTATTGAAAAATATGATACCAACAATTTGTGGAGCAAATACAAACAATTGCCAATACAAGACCAACTAAACGAAGAATTGATTAAAGCCATGCGTCATTATGACAAAACGGTAAATATCACTTGGGTAATGGGGCATTTCTACGCAGCAAAAAAATACATTGAAAGCGAAGACGGTCCACAAGAAGCAACAGGTGGTAGCGACTGGAAAAAATACATGTTGCCACAATACCAAAGAAGAATTTTCTTCCCAGAATTGTGGTCAAAAGAAGAATTGGAAAATTGGGGAAAAGATGTTTAA
- a CDS encoding DUF3108 domain-containing protein translates to MMKYATVILLMLISNFTFAQAFKSGEYFKFQISYGIIDAGVATLSLNETTYNGKKVFHAKGNGYTTGITKTLFKVKDDYQSYFDVNTNQPYRYIRNIDEGGYTKNEEGFFQYDKNNILVKDYKHKAENNHKLPHNKIQDIVSAFYYLRNHPNIDNLKNGQSIDIDMFFDREIYKFRLKLLGSETIKTKFGKTKALKFRPYVQSGRVFKEEESLTVWVSDDSNKVPLRIQASLMVGSLKANLVDYKGLSTPINFHK, encoded by the coding sequence ATGATGAAATATGCTACTGTGATTTTACTTATGTTAATCAGTAATTTCACATTTGCACAAGCGTTTAAATCGGGAGAATACTTTAAATTTCAAATATCGTACGGAATTATTGATGCAGGAGTTGCGACGCTTTCGCTCAATGAAACTACATACAACGGAAAAAAAGTATTCCACGCAAAAGGTAATGGATACACCACTGGAATTACCAAAACTTTGTTTAAGGTAAAAGATGATTATCAAAGTTATTTTGATGTAAATACCAATCAACCCTACAGATACATCAGAAATATAGACGAAGGTGGATATACCAAAAACGAAGAAGGATTTTTTCAATACGACAAAAACAATATCTTGGTAAAAGATTATAAACACAAGGCTGAAAACAACCACAAACTGCCTCATAACAAAATTCAAGACATTGTTTCGGCTTTTTATTACCTGAGAAATCATCCAAATATCGACAATTTGAAAAATGGTCAAAGCATTGATATCGATATGTTTTTTGACAGAGAAATCTACAAATTTCGCCTAAAATTGTTGGGTAGCGAAACCATCAAAACAAAATTTGGAAAAACCAAAGCTTTGAAATTTAGACCGTATGTTCAATCTGGACGCGTGTTTAAAGAAGAAGAAAGTTTAACCGTTTGGGTATCAGACGACAGCAACAAAGTACCTTTGAGGATTCAAGCCAGCCTAATGGTAGGTTCTCTCAAAGCAAATTTAGTAGATTACAAAGGATTATCAACCCCTATTAATTTTCATAAATAA
- a CDS encoding agmatinase family protein has protein sequence MTKQQKIETFDPSQPGLSDATIYGLPFTAEESEIIVVPVPWEVTVSYGAGASEGPEAIFDASFQVDLLHQQFPDLWKLGIYMDEAPEHWKLLSDQYKADAQPIIQALEEGKVIKEIPALHKKLEEINQATTRLHNEVKNHIMEWQKQGKLVILLGGDHSTPLGYYEALATQYNNFGILHFDAHMDLRIAYEGFTHSHASIMYNAIQLPQITKLVQVGIRDFSQQEVEVIQGTDKVKVYTDSDLKEKLFEGKSWQNLCDDIIAQLPQDVCISFDIDALQRWYCPNTGTPVPGGLSFEQATYLIDKLANSGKNIIGVDLVEVAPGEDDWDGNVGARLLFHLCGAFAKNKGLNVGKKVSF, from the coding sequence ATGACAAAACAACAAAAAATAGAAACATTCGACCCATCACAACCTGGTTTGTCTGATGCAACCATCTACGGATTACCGTTTACAGCAGAAGAAAGTGAAATCATCGTGGTTCCTGTGCCGTGGGAAGTAACTGTGAGTTACGGAGCTGGTGCATCAGAAGGTCCAGAAGCGATTTTCGACGCATCGTTCCAAGTGGATTTATTACACCAACAATTCCCTGATTTGTGGAAATTGGGAATTTATATGGACGAAGCCCCCGAACATTGGAAATTGTTGAGCGACCAATACAAAGCCGATGCACAACCAATTATTCAAGCCTTGGAAGAAGGAAAAGTCATCAAAGAAATCCCAGCGTTGCATAAAAAATTGGAGGAAATCAACCAAGCGACAACCCGACTGCACAACGAAGTAAAAAACCACATTATGGAATGGCAAAAACAAGGGAAATTGGTGATTTTGTTGGGTGGTGATCATTCTACTCCATTAGGATATTACGAGGCATTGGCTACTCAATACAACAATTTTGGAATTTTGCATTTCGATGCCCATATGGATTTGCGTATTGCTTACGAAGGCTTTACTCATTCGCACGCATCGATTATGTACAATGCGATCCAATTGCCACAAATCACAAAATTGGTTCAAGTAGGAATCCGTGATTTTAGTCAGCAAGAAGTAGAGGTTATTCAAGGTACTGACAAAGTAAAAGTTTATACAGACAGTGATTTGAAAGAAAAATTGTTTGAAGGCAAATCGTGGCAAAACCTATGCGATGATATCATAGCACAATTACCACAAGATGTTTGCATTAGCTTTGACATCGACGCATTACAAAGATGGTACTGCCCAAATACAGGAACACCAGTACCAGGAGGACTGTCTTTTGAACAAGCTACTTATTTGATAGACAAATTGGCAAACTCTGGCAAAAACATCATCGGAGTAGATTTAGTAGAAGTTGCCCCAGGAGAAGACGATTGGGACGGAAATGTAGGAGCGAGATTGCTTTTCCATTTGTGCGGAGCTTTCGCAAAAAACAAAGGATTAAATGTAGGTAAAAAAGTTTCATTTTAA
- a CDS encoding DUF6252 family protein — protein MKMNIDGVPYSTSAVHSTFSGGSLSINGRTDSNQYEGLTIHILYYEGQTGTFTFTDHMNSHVKAQFSVKWDSPNVDHHFAMEMGSVTITEVTNKDIKGTFSMVVKNLESGETKTLTEGSFYTPLAR, from the coding sequence ATGAAAATGAATATTGATGGTGTTCCGTATTCTACTTCCGCTGTTCATTCTACTTTTTCTGGTGGTTCATTGTCGATAAATGGTCGTACTGATAGCAATCAGTATGAAGGTCTAACAATTCATATTTTATATTACGAAGGACAAACAGGTACATTTACCTTTACCGATCACATGAATTCTCATGTAAAGGCTCAGTTTTCCGTAAAATGGGACTCACCAAATGTTGATCATCATTTTGCGATGGAGATGGGAAGTGTTACTATTACAGAGGTTACCAATAAGGATATAAAAGGAACTTTTTCTATGGTAGTAAAAAATTTAGAATCAGGAGAAACGAAAACACTTACAGAAGGTTCGTTTTACACTCCTTTAGCAAGATAA
- a CDS encoding CYTH domain-containing protein, whose amino-acid sequence MIEIERKFSLKNTNFLASATKSYKITQGYLNSLPERTVRIRTKGNKGFITIKGKSNENLTSRFEWEKEIPVEEALQLLALCEDFVIEKTRYEVPFGNHLWEIDVFHGANEGLMIAEIELESENEQFDLPDWVDNEITLDNRFFNAYLSNHPYKTWK is encoded by the coding sequence ATGATAGAAATCGAAAGAAAATTTAGCCTCAAAAATACTAATTTTTTGGCAAGTGCCACAAAATCTTATAAAATAACTCAAGGATATCTCAATTCTTTGCCCGAACGCACCGTGAGAATTCGCACAAAAGGCAATAAAGGATTTATCACTATAAAGGGAAAATCCAACGAAAATCTTACCTCTCGTTTTGAATGGGAAAAAGAAATTCCAGTGGAAGAAGCACTGCAATTATTGGCGTTATGCGAAGATTTCGTCATCGAAAAAACGCGTTATGAAGTTCCCTTTGGAAATCATCTTTGGGAAATCGATGTGTTTCACGGAGCAAACGAAGGTTTGATGATTGCTGAAATAGAACTTGAATCAGAAAACGAACAATTTGACCTGCCCGATTGGGTGGATAACGAAATCACACTCGACAATCGATTTTTCAATGCGTATTTGTCTAATCATCCATATAAAACATGGAAATAA
- a CDS encoding recombinase, translating into MNLKKNIPQNKSLDSIFQTAIEESTKVEQLEQLQLFYEIVDYFRPDKPKQIQRFSIRELIDHLIEFDEHRKFLYYYMSQILSKRKFSRMMSDVEILQESDFLYEVQKRLWNKVLPYQPEKDSMEYVLNQVFYKQTDYLWIQKIPYEEIYELTEILSISNMYEREKYYQGVVSEILFTAGLLSQRMSGRSMESNIVKMVPEYTHLENPFLGLEREFLLIEKLMRNGELKYLVHNDQHLKQLQILLGQCFEFINQAFNNKQKYGITLRVNQALLRLKQQLYRFELMLSFLIVNSEGDKMRNTIKLCLKLIEFNCMKNDVSSLIKESIGNVSFQITNYTAKTGEHYITESASEYMKMFKAALGGGFIVGFLCVLKILVSKLASSDFGNAFWYSMNYSMGFILIYLLGYTLATKQPAMTASTITKSIEEGYKNKNNAEDRYTAFAELFAKLTRSQFIAFIGNIIMAFPVALLIVWGIDMATNINIVDTKWVTLLKDVDPIESPAIFHASIAGVFLFLSGIISGNVSNKNLHNQIVYRIKEHPKLKLMFGKEKTNKIASFIEKKWPGIVSNFWFGVFMGSTYSVGHFLGLDLDIRHITFASGNIALGAYGANFDLTLSTWIWSFIGLTVIGFMNFIVSFLLSIYLAFKSRELSLWELIPMFRSVWNYFKTYPMKFFFPPKSKKIKVE; encoded by the coding sequence ATGAATTTGAAAAAGAATATACCTCAAAATAAAAGTTTAGACAGCATATTTCAAACGGCAATAGAAGAATCTACGAAAGTAGAACAATTGGAACAGTTGCAATTGTTCTATGAAATTGTTGATTATTTCCGTCCAGATAAACCTAAACAGATTCAGCGATTTAGCATACGCGAACTCATCGATCACTTGATTGAATTTGATGAACATCGCAAATTTTTGTACTATTATATGTCGCAGATATTGAGCAAACGAAAGTTTAGCCGTATGATGTCTGATGTAGAAATTTTGCAAGAATCTGACTTTTTGTACGAGGTTCAGAAGCGTTTGTGGAACAAGGTTTTGCCGTATCAGCCAGAGAAAGACTCGATGGAATATGTACTAAACCAAGTGTTTTACAAGCAAACCGACTATCTGTGGATTCAGAAAATACCGTACGAAGAAATCTATGAATTGACAGAAATTCTCAGTATTTCCAATATGTACGAACGTGAAAAATATTATCAAGGAGTCGTTTCAGAAATATTGTTTACCGCAGGATTGCTCTCACAGCGTATGAGTGGTCGCTCGATGGAAAGCAATATTGTGAAAATGGTACCCGAATATACACATTTGGAAAATCCGTTTTTGGGCTTGGAACGCGAATTTTTATTGATAGAAAAATTGATGCGTAATGGCGAATTGAAATATTTGGTTCACAACGACCAGCATTTGAAACAACTACAAATTTTATTGGGACAGTGTTTTGAATTTATTAATCAAGCGTTTAACAATAAACAGAAATATGGTATCACTTTGCGTGTAAATCAAGCTTTGTTGCGTTTGAAACAACAATTGTACCGCTTTGAATTGATGCTTTCATTCTTGATTGTCAATAGCGAAGGAGACAAAATGCGCAATACCATCAAATTGTGCTTGAAACTCATTGAGTTTAACTGTATGAAAAACGATGTGTCTTCATTGATCAAAGAAAGTATCGGGAATGTATCGTTTCAGATTACCAATTACACCGCAAAAACAGGCGAACATTACATCACCGAAAGTGCATCGGAATACATGAAAATGTTTAAAGCTGCCTTGGGAGGTGGTTTTATCGTAGGGTTTTTGTGTGTGTTGAAAATTTTGGTGTCAAAATTGGCAAGTTCAGATTTTGGAAACGCTTTTTGGTACAGTATGAACTATTCTATGGGGTTCATACTCATTTATTTATTGGGTTATACATTGGCAACCAAACAGCCAGCTATGACGGCATCTACCATTACAAAATCTATCGAAGAAGGTTATAAAAACAAAAACAACGCAGAAGATCGCTACACCGCTTTTGCCGAATTGTTTGCAAAACTCACGCGTTCGCAATTCATTGCCTTTATCGGAAATATCATCATGGCATTTCCCGTAGCTTTGTTGATTGTATGGGGGATAGATATGGCTACGAATATCAATATTGTTGATACCAAATGGGTAACTTTGCTCAAGGATGTTGACCCAATCGAATCGCCTGCGATATTCCACGCCTCGATAGCAGGAGTATTTTTGTTTTTGTCGGGGATTATTTCTGGAAATGTTTCCAACAAAAATTTGCACAATCAAATTGTGTATCGAATCAAAGAACATCCGAAGTTAAAATTGATGTTTGGAAAAGAAAAAACCAACAAAATCGCTTCTTTTATTGAGAAAAAATGGCCGGGAATTGTGTCTAACTTTTGGTTTGGTGTCTTCATGGGGAGTACCTATTCTGTTGGACATTTCTTGGGATTGGATTTAGACATTCGACACATCACATTTGCCAGTGGAAACATCGCTTTAGGAGCTTATGGAGCTAATTTTGATTTGACACTTTCTACCTGGATTTGGTCTTTTATAGGACTGACCGTGATAGGATTTATGAACTTTATCGTGAGTTTTTTATTGTCAATCTATTTGGCGTTTAAATCGAGAGAATTGTCGTTGTGGGAATTGATTCCAATGTTTAGATCGGTTTGGAATTATTTCAAAACCTATCCAATGAAGTTCTTTTTTCCACCAAAATCAAAGAAAATCAAAGTAGAATAA
- the dinB gene encoding DNA polymerase IV, giving the protein MRKIIHIDMDAFYASVEQLDFPELRGKPIAVGGGEERGVVSAASYEARKYGVHSALSGKIAKKRCPELIFQPLRFERYTAISRQIRQIFYKYTDWVEPLSLDEAYLDVTENKINISSASKIARLIREEIFATTQLTASAGISVNKFLAKIASDYNKPNGQKTILPEEIDEFLAQLDVRKMYGIGKKTTQKMYQLGIFTGADLRTKSLDFLSKHFGNMGLHFYQIARGIHNSPVRNVHIPKSIGAERTFAVNLSSVLHLEEKLEHIANELTLRLHKKNVKGKTLTLKIKYSDFTLQTRSKTFAYYIDDAKIILKEAISLLDQEKLKDSVRLIGIQISNLNTSSNKEKPKYIQLKLEFENSNYFY; this is encoded by the coding sequence ATGCGAAAAATCATTCATATAGACATGGACGCCTTTTATGCTTCTGTAGAGCAACTCGATTTTCCAGAGTTGAGAGGAAAGCCTATTGCGGTAGGAGGAGGAGAGGAGAGAGGAGTGGTTTCGGCGGCAAGTTACGAAGCTCGAAAGTATGGTGTACACAGTGCATTGAGCGGTAAAATTGCCAAAAAACGTTGTCCTGAATTGATTTTTCAACCTTTGAGATTTGAACGTTATACGGCAATATCGCGACAGATTCGACAAATTTTTTACAAATATACCGATTGGGTTGAACCCCTTTCTTTGGACGAAGCTTATCTCGATGTTACGGAAAATAAAATAAATATTTCCAGTGCATCCAAAATCGCTCGATTGATACGTGAGGAAATTTTTGCTACTACCCAATTGACGGCATCAGCTGGGATTTCTGTCAATAAATTTTTGGCAAAAATAGCCAGTGATTACAACAAACCCAATGGACAAAAAACGATTTTGCCCGAAGAAATTGATGAATTTTTAGCTCAACTCGACGTGCGAAAAATGTATGGAATAGGGAAGAAAACCACGCAAAAAATGTATCAATTGGGAATTTTTACTGGAGCTGATTTACGCACAAAATCTCTTGACTTTCTTTCAAAACATTTTGGAAATATGGGATTGCATTTTTATCAAATAGCTCGAGGGATTCACAATAGTCCTGTAAGAAATGTACACATTCCCAAATCGATTGGAGCAGAACGAACCTTTGCAGTCAATCTTAGTTCGGTGTTGCATTTAGAAGAAAAATTAGAACACATTGCGAATGAACTCACGCTGCGATTACATAAAAAAAATGTAAAAGGAAAAACACTGACTTTAAAAATTAAATACAGTGATTTTACCTTACAAACTCGAAGTAAAACATTTGCTTATTATATAGACGATGCTAAAATCATTTTAAAAGAAGCCATTTCTTTGTTGGATCAGGAAAAATTAAAAGACTCTGTCCGATTGATTGGCATTCAGATTTCAAATCTCAATACATCGTCAAATAAAGAGAAACCTAAATATATTCAGCTCAAATTAGAGTTTGAAAATTCCAATTATTTTTACTAA
- the trmD gene encoding tRNA (guanosine(37)-N1)-methyltransferase TrmD, giving the protein MRIDIITVLPELIKSPFEASILKRAIAKGLVEVHFHNLRDYSTNKHKNVDDYQFGGGAGMVMSIEPIDRCISQLKSERHYDEVIYMTPDGETLNQSMANGLSLLGNIIILCGHYKGVDQRVRDHFITREISIGDYVLSGGELGAAVLCDAIIRLIPGVLSNETSALTDSFQDNLLAPPIYTRPAEYKGWKVPDILLSGNFPEIEKWREDMAYQHTKNRRPDLLEE; this is encoded by the coding sequence ATGCGTATAGATATCATCACCGTTTTACCCGAATTAATCAAAAGTCCGTTTGAGGCTTCGATTTTGAAAAGAGCCATTGCCAAAGGTTTGGTCGAAGTGCATTTTCACAATTTACGAGACTATAGTACCAACAAACACAAAAATGTAGATGACTATCAATTCGGTGGAGGAGCTGGTATGGTGATGAGTATCGAACCAATCGATAGATGTATTTCACAATTGAAAAGCGAACGCCATTATGATGAGGTCATTTATATGACCCCAGACGGTGAGACTCTTAATCAGTCTATGGCAAACGGATTGTCACTTTTGGGGAATATCATCATACTTTGCGGACATTACAAAGGAGTCGATCAGCGAGTACGCGACCATTTTATCACCAGAGAAATTTCGATAGGAGATTATGTGCTTTCGGGAGGAGAATTGGGAGCAGCAGTACTTTGTGATGCCATCATTCGATTGATTCCTGGAGTGCTTTCCAATGAGACTTCGGCATTGACCGATAGTTTTCAGGACAATTTGTTGGCACCGCCGATTTACACAAGACCAGCCGAATACAAAGGTTGGAAAGTACCTGATATTTTGTTGAGTGGCAATTTTCCTGAAATCGAAAAATGGCGTGAAGATATGGCATATCAGCATACCAAAAACAGAAGACCTGATTTATTGGAAGAATAA
- a CDS encoding DUF4258 domain-containing protein, which translates to MKFSQRLAYYLLGLLIGSFAVYYFLDAKDTKFCYLPNCRVLKDLRSKPYIVSDKAHYEFSQLSKEEINTFLTLGDIDFKNSNIPYEGGKLYIIEGKNAKLEPMTFKVINHTDKVIFDEIIVERGE; encoded by the coding sequence ATGAAATTTTCACAACGATTAGCCTACTACCTATTAGGACTGTTGATTGGTAGTTTTGCAGTATATTACTTTTTAGACGCAAAAGATACCAAATTTTGTTATTTACCCAATTGTCGCGTTTTGAAGGATTTGCGTTCAAAACCCTATATTGTGAGCGATAAAGCACACTACGAATTTAGTCAACTTTCTAAAGAAGAAATCAATACATTCCTCACCTTGGGAGATATAGATTTTAAAAACAGCAACATTCCTTACGAAGGTGGAAAACTCTATATCATCGAAGGTAAAAATGCTAAATTAGAACCTATGACTTTCAAAGTAATCAATCATACAGACAAAGTGATTTTTGATGAAATTATTGTAGAAAGGGGAGAGTGA
- the mnmE gene encoding tRNA uridine-5-carboxymethylaminomethyl(34) synthesis GTPase MnmE, producing the protein MILQDTIVALATPSGAGAVAIIRVSGPEAVEQVATVFHSVKNKDLRKQKTHTLHLGYIKDGEKIIDQVLVSLFKGTNSYTGEPTVEISCHGSVFIQQQIIQLLLRNGVRMATAGEFTMRSFLNGKMDLSQAEAVADLIASDNEASHQLAMQQMRGGFSNEIANLREQLLNFASLIELELDFSEEDVEFADRTEFRKLLERIQFVIKRLIDSFAVGNVIKNGIPVAIVGEPNVGKSTLLNALLNEERAIVSDIAGTTRDTIEDELVINGIGFRFIDTAGIRETKDVVENIGIQKTFEKIDQAQVVLYLLESSKFQVSSSQYIEEIERVKNQYPQKSLLVIINKADLLDASQIEDLKKQIDNLLFISAKEKIGVETLKEQLLNLVNTGALRNNETIVTNTRHYDSLIKALEEIQKVQYGLDTHLSADLMAIDIRQALYHFGEITGQVSNDELLGNIFSKFCIGK; encoded by the coding sequence ATGATATTACAAGATACTATAGTAGCACTGGCAACACCTTCGGGGGCTGGTGCTGTTGCCATTATACGCGTTTCGGGACCAGAGGCTGTTGAGCAAGTAGCCACTGTGTTTCATTCTGTTAAAAACAAAGACTTACGCAAACAGAAAACGCATACCCTACATTTGGGATACATCAAAGACGGCGAAAAAATCATCGATCAGGTGTTGGTCTCGCTTTTCAAAGGAACCAATTCCTATACTGGCGAACCTACCGTAGAGATTTCGTGCCACGGTTCGGTGTTTATCCAACAGCAAATTATTCAGTTGTTGCTTCGCAATGGCGTGCGAATGGCTACTGCCGGTGAATTTACCATGCGTTCGTTTCTCAACGGAAAAATGGACTTGTCGCAAGCCGAAGCTGTTGCCGATTTGATTGCTTCAGACAACGAAGCCTCACATCAATTGGCAATGCAACAAATGCGTGGCGGATTTAGCAACGAGATTGCCAACTTACGCGAACAATTGCTCAATTTTGCCTCACTCATCGAACTGGAATTGGACTTTTCGGAAGAAGATGTGGAATTTGCCGACCGTACGGAATTTAGAAAATTATTAGAACGTATACAGTTTGTAATCAAGCGATTGATTGATTCGTTTGCAGTTGGAAATGTGATTAAAAACGGAATTCCTGTAGCCATTGTGGGCGAACCCAATGTAGGGAAATCGACCTTGCTCAATGCATTACTTAACGAGGAAAGAGCCATCGTATCAGATATTGCTGGAACCACTCGAGATACCATCGAAGACGAATTAGTCATCAACGGTATAGGCTTCCGATTTATCGATACAGCTGGAATTAGAGAAACCAAAGATGTAGTCGAAAACATTGGAATTCAGAAGACTTTTGAAAAAATTGACCAAGCACAAGTGGTGTTATATTTGTTAGAAAGTTCCAAGTTTCAAGTTTCAAGTTCTCAGTATATTGAAGAAATTGAAAGGGTTAAAAATCAATACCCACAAAAATCATTATTGGTGATTATTAACAAAGCAGATTTATTGGATGCTTCACAAATTGAAGATCTCAAGAAACAGATAGATAATTTACTATTCATTTCGGCTAAAGAAAAAATTGGTGTAGAAACTCTAAAAGAGCAATTGCTCAATTTGGTAAATACCGGAGCTCTTCGCAACAACGAAACCATCGTAACCAATACCCGTCATTACGATTCGCTAATTAAAGCCTTGGAAGAAATCCAAAAAGTACAGTACGGACTCGACACCCACCTTTCAGCCGATTTGATGGCGATAGACATTCGTCAAGCCTTGTACCATTTCGGTGAGATTACAGGACAAGTGTCTAACGATGAGCTACTCGGAAATATATTCTCGAAGTTTTGTATAGGAAAATAG
- a CDS encoding Crp/Fnr family transcriptional regulator, with product MLKIIHFEEIKSGELLLPFGKIAKYKYFICQGAVIAYFIDGKGSLYNKNIFLENDFAGSLVSSILQKPSQFELQAVEDSVIICIDYQKYRKLIDENSDFKNFYIAYLEKNWVIDKEKREIAIVMQEASERYLKLLEQHLNIENHISLKNIALHLGITPTQLSRIRKELKNSLPINICKEL from the coding sequence TTGCTGAAAATCATTCATTTTGAAGAAATTAAATCTGGAGAATTGCTTTTACCTTTTGGCAAAATAGCCAAATACAAATATTTCATTTGTCAAGGGGCGGTAATCGCTTATTTTATAGATGGAAAAGGAAGTTTATACAACAAAAATATATTCCTTGAAAATGATTTTGCTGGGTCTTTAGTCTCATCAATATTACAAAAACCTTCTCAGTTTGAACTTCAAGCCGTTGAAGATTCGGTAATTATTTGCATTGACTATCAAAAATATAGGAAGTTAATAGATGAAAACTCAGATTTTAAAAATTTCTACATTGCTTATCTGGAAAAAAATTGGGTAATTGATAAGGAAAAACGAGAAATCGCTATTGTAATGCAGGAAGCCTCTGAAAGATACCTAAAATTATTAGAACAACATCTAAATATAGAAAACCATATTTCACTGAAAAACATAGCATTACATTTAGGAATCACTCCGACACAATTGAGTCGCATTCGTAAAGAATTAAAAAATTCTCTGCCAATCAACATATGTAAAGAGTTGTAA
- a CDS encoding DMT family transporter produces the protein MNTKLLFILAFMGGVCLAIQAAFNSQLTVLLKKPIFTTFISAISSVIFSLLFVLLLFTKDLPNKESFREIPWYLWLAGGFFSIAGLMLYFITIPKIGITKVIVLGLCGQLVFSVIAGHFGWLNLPADPITLKKSIGVVVMIVGILLIYSK, from the coding sequence ATGAATACAAAATTACTATTTATACTGGCTTTTATGGGGGGTGTTTGCTTAGCAATTCAAGCGGCATTTAATTCTCAACTGACGGTTCTGCTCAAAAAACCGATTTTTACTACTTTCATTTCTGCAATAAGTTCGGTAATATTTTCGTTACTATTTGTTTTACTGCTGTTTACAAAAGACCTTCCCAACAAAGAAAGTTTTAGGGAAATTCCTTGGTATTTGTGGTTGGCAGGTGGATTTTTCAGCATTGCAGGACTGATGCTTTACTTTATTACGATTCCTAAAATAGGCATTACCAAAGTTATCGTATTGGGACTTTGTGGACAATTGGTTTTCTCGGTTATCGCAGGGCATTTTGGTTGGCTCAATCTACCTGCTGACCCCATTACCTTGAAAAAAAGTATAGGCGTGGTGGTAATGATTGTAGGAATTCTTTTAATTTACTCGAAATGA